Proteins encoded together in one Telopea speciosissima isolate NSW1024214 ecotype Mountain lineage chromosome 4, Tspe_v1, whole genome shotgun sequence window:
- the LOC122658903 gene encoding isoflavone reductase-like protein, whose amino-acid sequence MAERSKILIIGGTGYIGKHIIEASRKAGHPTFALIRASTVFDPEKGKQIESFKNSGIKILLGDIYNHESLVKAIKQVDVVISTVGIDQIADQVKIIAAIKEAGTVKRFFPSEFGNDSDCCDEAVDPAATCFRGKSQIRRAVEAEGIPSTYVCSYRFAGYFLYNLGQMPATAPPTDKVRIIGDGIPKAIVVKEEDIASYTIKAVDDPRTLNKILYIKPPANIYSFNDIVSMWEKKFGKSLEKIYIPEEQLLKKIQESQYPFNLFLSIDHSVFIKGDNNKYEIDPATGVEASELYPDVKYTTVDEYLNQFV is encoded by the exons ATGGCAGAGAGAAGCAAGATTTTGATCATTGGAGGGACTGGTTATATCGGGAAACACATAATTGAAGCAAGCCGGAAAGCAGGACATCCAACCTTCGCTCTGATCAGAGCAAGCACAGTCTTTGATCCTgagaaaggaaaacaaattGAGAGCTTCAAGAACTCCGGCATTAAAATTCTA CTGGGAGATATTTACAACCATGAAAGCTTGGTAAAGGCAATCAAGCAAGTTGATGTTGTGATATCTACCGTGGGAATAGACCAGATTGCCGACCAGGTGAAGATCATTGCAGCCATTAAAGAAGCTGGAACCGTGAAG AGATTCTTCCCTTCAGAGTTTGGAAATGACTCAGACTGTTGCGATGAAGCAGTGGATCCAGCAGCAACATGTTTCAGGGGGAAGTCTCAGATCCGTCGAGCTGTTGAAGCTGAAGGGATCCCATCCACTTATGTCTGCTCTTACCGCTTTGCCGGGTACTTCCTGTATAACTTGGGACAGATGCCTGCCACAGCTCCTCCAACAGACAAAGTAAGGATCATAGGGGATGGAATTCCTAAAG CAATTGTTGTAAAGGAGGAAGACATTGCCAGTTACACCATCAAAGCAGTGGATGACCCAAGAACCTTGAACAAGATCCTCTACATTAAACCACCAGCCAACATTTACTCTTTTAATGATATTGTTTCCATGTGGGAGAAGAAGTTTGGAAAGTCCCTAGAAAAGATTTACATTCCAGAGGAGCAGCTTCTCAAGAAAATCCAAG AGTCTCAGTATCCATTTAATCTCTTCTTGTCAATTGACCATTCGGTTTTCATCAAGGGAGACAACAATAAATATGAGATTGATCCTGCTACTGGAGTGGAGGCTTCTGAGCTATATCCAGATGTGAAATACACAACTGTGGATGAATACCTTAATCAGTTTGTCTGA
- the LOC122658900 gene encoding phenylcoumaran benzylic ether reductase Betv6-like codes for MAENCKILIIGGTGYIGKFIVEMSAKSAHPTFALIRESTASDPAKAQLFEAFRKAGVTILHGDLYDHESLVKAIKQVEVVISTVGDAQLADQVKIIAAIKEAGTVKRFFPSEFGNDVDRDHAVEPAKTAFGIKAQIRRAVEAEGIPYTYVSSNFCAGKFLSNLSQPGATVPPRDKVVILGDGNPKAIFNTEEDIATFTIKAVEDPRTLNKILYIRSSSNIYSFNDLVSLWEKKIGKTLERVYVPEEQVLKNIQEAPVPVNMMLAIGHSVFVKGDHTNFEIDRSIAVVASELYPHVPCTTVDKYLNQFAGESSHSSSK; via the exons ATGGCTGAGAATTGCAAGATATTGATCATCGGAGGGACTGGCTACATCGGGAAGTTCATCGTGGAAATGAGCGCTAAGTCTGCGCACCCGACCTTCGCTTTGATCAGGGAGAGCACCGCTTCTGATCCTGCCAAAGCCCAGCTCTTCGAGGCTTTTAGGAAAGCTGGGGTCACCATACTCCAC GGAGATCTTTACGATCACGAGAGCTTGGTGAAGGCGATCAAGCAGGTTGAAGTGGTCATCTCTACCGTGGGTGACGCGCAGTTAGCAGATCAAGTGAAGATCATCGCTGCCATCAAGGAAGCTGGAACCGTGAAG AGGTTCTTCCCATCAGAATTCGGGAATGATGTGGATCGTGACCATGCTGTTGAACCTGCAAAGACAGCGTTTGGGATCAAGGCTCAAATCCGCCGGGCTGTTGAGGCTGAAGGGATACCCTACACCTATGTCTCTTCCAACTTCTGTGCTGGCAAATTCCTTTCTAATCTGTCACAGCCCGGAGCCACTGTACCTCCTAGAGACAAGGTCGTCATATTAGGAGATGGAAATCCCAAAG CAATTTTCAACACGGAGGAGGACATTGCCACCTTCACAATTAAAGCTGTGGAAGACCCAAGAACTTTGAACAAGATCCTCTACATCAGGTCATCATCCAACATTTATTCATTCAATGACCTCGTGTCTCTCTGGGAGAAGAAGATTGGCAAGACCCTTGAAAGGGTCTATGTTCCAGAGGAGCAAGTACTCAAAAACATCCAAG AAGCTCCTGTTCCGGTGAATATGATGTTGGCGATTGGACATTCGGTTTTTGTGAAGGGAGACCATACCAACTTCGAGATAGATCGTTCAATTGCTGTGGTGGCGTCTGAGCTTTATCCTCATGTACCATGCACCACCGTGGATAAATACCTCAATCAGTTCGCTGGAGAGTCTTCGCACTCTTCTTCAAAATAG
- the LOC122658899 gene encoding transmembrane protein 53-B, translating to MEASLRIFNSSTLNRHFSHSFLFRHSLRFPPSTSSSLSNLSRNTNGHLPAITFLPNNIDNIRNRSVSLRIRSSSSTGFPSSFPSPNLKSLGFFLSLASSQFSNTRASDECSDRVVSDPTKNVFAWNRAPEEVTSADFGFVRDRGPVFTVVLLGWLGAEQKHLKRYVELYNSRGIHALTFVVPVREVLGFDLGRRVEQRISALAQEIISWLSERVEDGRERCLLFHTFSNTGWLAYGAILKKLQCRGHLIEKIKGCVVDSGGDPEINPQVWAAGFSAAILKKRSSSTSPSVNDIGQESESDKSVAKMPEKEPPFLEMALLSVLVKFFSVILKLPDVNRRLTEIISILSKNQPPCPQLYLYSTADKVIPFQPVESFIQSQRMLGRNVWSYNFCSSPHVDHYRNFPHIYSEVLHKFLKECVAVVCQT from the exons ATGGAGGCATCATTGAGGATCTTTAACTCATCCACTCTCAATCGCCACTTCTCTCATTCGTTTCTCTTCAGACATTCTCTGAGATTCCCTCCAAGcacttcttcgtcactatcaaaCCTTTCACGCAATACTAATGGACATCTACCTGCAATCACCTTCCTTCCGAACAATATCGACAATATCAGAAATCGCTCTGtatcgttacgcattcgatcTTCTTCATCCACCGGCTTTCCGTCTTCGTTCCCTTCTCCTAATTTGAAATCGctagggtttttcctttctctagCTTCATCTCAGTTTTCTAATACTCGTGCTTCTGATGAATGTTCCGATCGAGTCGTATCTGATCCAACGAAAAACGTTTTCGCTTGGAATCGAGCTCCTGAAGAAGTTACCAGCGCCGATTTTGGCTTTGTCCGAGACCGAGGGCCTGTTTTCACGGTGGTGTTGTTAGGCTGGCTTGGAGCTGAGCAGAAGCATTTGAAGAGATATGTGGAGCTGTATAATTCCAGAGGCATCCATGCGTTGACATTTGTCGTTCCGGTGCGAGAGGTGCTAGGATTTGATTTGGGGAGGAGAGTTGAACAGCGGATCTCGGCGTTGGCGCAGGAGATCATTTCTTGGTTGTCGGAGCGCGTAGAAGATGGAAGGGAGCGGTGCTTGCTTTTCCACACTTTCAGCAATACCGGTTGGCTGGC CTATGGTGCCATACTCAAGAAGTTGCAGTGTAGGGGTCACCTAATTGAGAAGATTAAAGGATGCGTGGTTGATTCTGGTGGGGACCCAGAAATAAACCCTCAG GTATGGGCAGCAGGATTTTCTGCTGCAATACTGAAGAAGCGCAGCTCTTCAACATCTCCTTCAGTTAATGATATAGGACAAGAATCAGAAAGTGATAAGAGTGTAGCCAAGATGCCAGAAAAGGAGCCCCCATTTCTTGAGATGGCCCTCCTTTCGGTCTTGGTGAAGTTCTTCTCTGTTATTCTGAAGTTGCCAGATGTAAATCG GAGGCTTACTGAGATCATTTCCATCCTCTCGAAGAACCAGCCTCCCTGTCCTCAGCTGTACCTGTACAGTACAGCTGATAAGGTCATTCCATTTCAGCCTGTTGAGTCATTTATCCAGAGCCAGAGGATGCTGGGAAGAAATGTTTGGTCCTATAATTTTTGCTCGTCTCCTCATGTGGACCATTACCGGAACTTCCCTCATATATACTCAGAAGTGCTTCATAAATTCTTGAAAGAGTGTGTTGCCGTGGTGTGCCAGACATGA
- the LOC122658904 gene encoding syntaxin-112-like, with translation MNDLMTKSFLSYVELKKQALKDLEAGPDIEMGQLGPPDEENLALFFEEVSAIKAEMEEITNLLLDLQGLNEEAKSTHSAKVLRGLRDRMDSDMVTVLRKAKIIKARLESLDQSNKANRNLSAAYGEGSPIDRTRISVTNGLRTKLREMMDDFQSLREKIASDHKEGLKRRYFNATGEVPSEEMIEKMISGGQQVHQVFEGKTELNLENQERQEALNQIQKSLTELHQVFLDMAVMVEKQGEQMNNIEQNLARAGDFINGGTKQLINADKMKRKRRRWVYLVWVLLLLTVLVCLIVSLWS, from the coding sequence ATGAATGATCTTATGACAAAATCCTTCCTCAGTTACGTGGAATTGAAGAAACAGGCGCTGAAGGATCTTGAAGCAGGGCCCGATATTGAGATGGGGCAGCTTGGCCCCCCGGACGAAGAGAATCTGGCCCTATTCTTTGAAGAGGTTAGTGCAATCAAGGCTGAAATGGAAGAGATCACTAATCTCCTCCTTGACCTTCAAGGCTTAAATGAAGAGGCAAAGTCGACTCACAGCGCTAAAGTACTTCGAGGGCTCAGGGACAGGATGGATTCGGATATGGTGACCGTCCTTCGCAAGGCCAAAATCATCAAAGCTCGACTAGAATCTCTTGATCAATCCAACAAAGCTAACCGCAACCTATCAGCGGCGTATGGAGAAGGAAGTCCGATTGATCGAACGAGGATCTCAGTCACCAACGGTTTGAGAACCAAACTGAGGGAGATGATGGACGATTTTCAATCCCTGAGAGAAAAGATCGCTTCAGATCACAAGGAAGGCCTGAAGAGGAGGTACTTCAATGCCACTGGCGAGGTTCCCAGTGAGGAGATGATCGAGAAGATGATATCAGGGGGCCAGCAAGTCCACCAGGTGTTTGAGGGAAAGACTGAATTGAATCTGGAGAATCAGGAGAGGCAGGAGGCCTTGAACCAGATTCAGAAAAGCTTGACGGAGCTTCATCAGGTCTTCCTCGATATGGCTGTTATGGTTGAGAAACAGGGCGAACAGATGAACAACATAGAACAGAATTTAGCTCGTGCAGGTGACTTCATCAATGGTGGGACGAAGCAACTCATTAATGCTGACaagatgaagagaaagagaaggagatgggtATACTTGGTTTGGGTTCTACTGCTGCTCACTGTCTTGGTGTGCCTCATTGTGTCTCTCTGGTCATGA
- the LOC122658897 gene encoding pentatricopeptide repeat-containing protein At5g66520 yields the protein MARLLMAPANKFPMDPKSQTLSLLETCSGMEELKQIHAQMFKTGLVLDAIPISRLLSFCATSASGDLSYAHLVFQGIQRPNTFMWNAMVRGYSNSNNPEEALLLYHHMLHFSVPPNDYTFPFLLKSCAALSALEETQQIHAQILKTGFGFQAHATNALLHVYAKSGSLESAHRLFDRVNQRDTVSWNSMVDGYAKSGDMERARELFNQMPAKNVISWTSIISACVGAGLSKEALHLFHQMQNAGVEPDNVVLARILSACAHLGALDQGRWIHAYIDKREMQIDPVLGCTLVDMYAKCGDVEEALSVFRNIKKRGVPAWTAIITGLAIHGRGREAIDLFEEMKRTGIKPNVITFTGALTACSYAGLVDEGILIFNSMKRVYNVSPSIEHYGCVVDLLGRAGMLKEAEELVMTMPMKPNAAIWGALLKACHIHRNFELGKQIGKILLEVDPGHSGRYIHLANIFATTGEWDQAVKVRRLMKDRGVMKLPGCSSVSLNGVVHEFLAGDRSHSQAKEIYLMWSRIAERLRQEGYVTATRDSLLDLEEEEKETAIHQHSEKLAIAFGFISTEPGTVIRVTKNLRVCEDCHTAAKLISKIYSREIVMRDRTRFHLFRDGNCSCKDYW from the coding sequence ATGGCACGTCTCCTCATGGCTCCTGCAAACAAGTTTCCTATGGATCCAAAGTCTCAAACTCTGTCGCTCTTAGAAACATGTTCAGGCATGGAGGAGCTGAAGCAAattcatgcccaaatgttcaaGACGGGCCTTGTTCTGGACGCCATACCAATTAGCAGACTTCTATCTTTCTGCGCTACCTCGGCTTCTGGCGACCTCTCCTATGCCCACCTGGTATTCCAAGGAATCCAGAGACCCAACACGTTCATGtggaatgccatggtcagaGGTTACTCCAACAGCAATAACCCTGAAGAAGCCCTCCTCCTCTACCACCATATGCTCCACTTTTCTGTCCCACCCAATGACTACACCTTCCCCTTCTTGCTCAAGTCCTGCGCTGCTCTTTCAGCTTTGGAAGAAACCCAACAAATCCATGCACAGATACTCAAGACAGGCTTTGGCTTTCAGGCTCATGCCACCAATGCTCTGCTTCATGTTTATGCCAAGTCCGGCAGCCTTGAGTCTGCTCATCGCCTCTTCGATAGGGTGAACCAACGAGACACTGTCTCTTGGAACTCCATGGTTGATGGGTACGCCAAGAGTGGCGACATGGAGAGAGCCCGTGAGCTGTTTAACCAGATGCCTGCAAAGAATGTTATCTCCTGGACGTCCATCATCTCTGCCTGCGTTGGTGCTGGTCTATCCAAGGAAGCCTTACATCTCTTTCACCAAATGCAGAATGCGGGTGTCGAACCAGATAATGTTGTGCTGGCCAGGATACTTTCTGCTTGTGCACATCTCGGGGCTTTGGATCAAGGCAGATGGATTCATGCTTACATTGACAAAAGAGAAATGCAGATTGACCCAGTGCTCGGTTGTACTCTTGTAGACATGTATGCTAAGTGTGGTGATGTGGAGGAAGCTCTGAGTGTTTTTAGAAATATCAAAAAGAGAGGAGTCCCTGCATGGACGGCCATAATTACTGGATTGGCAATTCATGGTCGGGGAAGAGAGGCCATTGACCTCTTTGAGGAGATGAAGAGGACAGGAATCAAGCCCAATGTAATCACTTTCACTGGGGCTTTGACTGCTTGCAGTTATGCAGGCTTAGTGGATGAGGGGATTTTAATTTTCAACAGCATGAAGAGAGTTTATAATGTGTCTCCATCGATAGAGCACTACGGGTGCGTCGTCGATCTTCTTGGCAGAGCTGGGATGCTGAAGGAAGCCGAAGAGTTGGTAATGACAATGCCCATGAAACCAAACGCTGCCATTTGGGGGGCACTACTGAAAGCCTGCCATATCCACAGAAACTTTGAGTTGGGCAAGCAAATCGGCAAGATCCTGCTTGAAGTGGATCCTGGACATAGTGGCCGATACATTCACTTGGCAAATATTTTTGCAACAACAGGTGAATGGGATCAAGCTGTAAAAGTGAGAAGGCTGATGAAAGACAGGGGAGTCATGAAACTCCCAGGCTGCAGTTCAGTCAGCTTGAATGGTGTTGTCCATGAATTTTTGGCTGGGGATCGGTCTCACTCACAAGCAAAAGAGATTTATCTCATGTGGAGCAGAATTGCAGAGAGACTCAGACAGGAAGGATATGTCACTGCAACTAGAGATTCACTACTTGatctggaggaggaggagaaagaaacaGCAATCCATCAGCACAGTGAGAAGTTAGCCATTGCATTTGGTTTCATTAGTACTGAGCCAGGAACAGTGATTCGGGTCACGAAGAACCTTAGGGTGTGTGAGGACTGCCACACAGCGGCAAAGCTCATCTCTAAGATTTATTCTCGTGAGATTGTCATGCGAGATAGGACTCGCTTCCACCTTTTCAGAGATGGAAACTGTTCTTGTAAAGATTACtggtga
- the LOC122658901 gene encoding putative glucose-6-phosphate 1-epimerase → MATNSMVSSILPMTSINHRRRNQSTGLTLSCAHQEASSLGVQLTEGEGKLPKVLLKSANGCEAEIYLFGGCVTSWKVPSGKDLLFVRPDAKFDGKKPISGGIPHCFPQFGPGPIQQHGFARNMNWSIVNFSDVEGNPIITLELRDGPYSRSMWDFSFQALYTVTLNPKSLSTELMIKNTDTKPFSFNTALHTYFSGSVAAASVKALKGCKTLNKDPDPNNPVEDIEDRDVITFPGFVDCVYLNAPNEIELDNGLGDTISLKNTNWSDCVLWNPHLTMEHCYKDFVCVENAKIGKVQLEPEQSWVAEQHLSIS, encoded by the exons ATGGCTACGAATTCCATGGTGTCTTCAATTCTGCCCATGACTTCCATAAACCATAGACGGCGAAACCA ATCTACTGGTCTTACTCTTTCATGCGCACACCAAGAAGCATCTTCTTTGGGAGTTCAACTTACAGAAGGAGAGGGGAAATTACCAAAGGTTTTGCTGAAGTCAGCTAATGGTTG TGAGGCTGAGATTTATCTCTTCGGTGGCTGTGTCACATCATGGAAAGTTCCAAGTGGCAAGGATCTCCTTTTTGTTAGGCCAGATGCTAAATTTGATGGTAAAAAACCTATCAG TGGAGGCATCCCACATTGTTTTCCACAGTTCGGACCTGGTCCAATCCAGCAG CATGGGTTTGCAAGGAACATGAATTGGTCTATTGTTAATTTTTCTGATGTGGAGGGAAATCCCATCATAACTCTGGAACTCAGGGATGGTCCTTACAGCCGTTCTATGTGGGATTTCAGCTTCCAAGCTTTATACACG GTCACATTGAATCCAAAGAGCCTTTCTACAGAGCTGATGATAAAAAATACAGATACTAAGCCCTTTTCATTTAATACTGCATTGCACACTTACTTCAGC GGATCCGTAGCAGCGGCATCAGTAAAAGCTCTCAAGGGTTGCAAAACACTGAACAAGGATCCAGACCCTAATAATCCTGTGGAGGACATTGAGGATAG GGATGTGATCACTTTTCCAGGATTTGTGGATTGCGTTTACCTCAATGCTCCCAATGAGATAGAGCTTGACAATGGATTGGGAGACACAATATCCCTTAAGAATACCAA TTGGTCAGATTGTGTTCTGTGGAACCCTCATTTGACGATGGAACACTGCTACAAGGATTTTGTCTGTGTTGAAAATGCCAAG ATTGGAAAAGTTCAACTTGAACCCGAGCAGTCATGGGTAGCAGAGCAGCATCTTAGCATCAGCTGA